AAACTATCCACAATAATCCGTTTTGGATTTTTTCCTTTATTGCTTTTTAATCTGGACGTGAGTCTTGGATTATCTTTTATAATCGTGTTTATACCTACCATAATTGCATCAGATTCATTCCTGAGTTTATGGACAAGTTCTCTCGACTTTTTGCAGGTTATCCAACGAGATTCTCCCCTTCTCGTAGCAATCTTTCCATCGATACTCTCACCGACCTTAAGGGTGACAAATGGTTTTTCAGACTTTATAAATTTTATATATGCTTCATTTAACCTCTTACACCCCTCTTCTAAAATACCGTCACTTATCTCAATACCTGCCTTCTTTAGAATCTTAATCCCCTTTCCAGAAACAAGGGGATTGGGGTCTTTCATCCCTATTACCACCTTTTTAACCCTGCTTTTTATAATCGCATCTGTACATGGGGGGGTCTTTCCATAATGACAGCATGGTTCAAGGTTCACATAAAGGGTTCCTCCCTCAGCCTGAGCTTTAGCTTGCCTTAACGCTATAATTTCAGCATGAGGAAAACCTGCTCTTTTGTGATACCCTTGGCCAATAATCCTGTTTTTCTTTACAATAACAGCTCCAACCATAGGGTTAGGACTTGTCCTTCCCCTTCCCTTTTCTGCCAATTCAAGGGCCAATCTCATATATTTCTTTGACATCATCTACTGATTAAATCAAAAAAAAACCGAAGATTTAAAATAAACCTTCGGGATAAATATCGTAAACCTCAACCTTCTCCCCTCCAGACTGTAACTGTCGGCCCTGGAATTACACCAGATCAACCCCTAGAATTATATAGAGGTTCGCGGGCTATA
This portion of the Nitrospinota bacterium genome encodes:
- the ribD gene encoding bifunctional diaminohydroxyphosphoribosylaminopyrimidine deaminase/5-amino-6-(5-phosphoribosylamino)uracil reductase RibD, with the translated sequence MSKKYMRLALELAEKGRGRTSPNPMVGAVIVKKNRIIGQGYHKRAGFPHAEIIALRQAKAQAEGGTLYVNLEPCCHYGKTPPCTDAIIKSRVKKVVIGMKDPNPLVSGKGIKILKKAGIEISDGILEEGCKRLNEAYIKFIKSEKPFVTLKVGESIDGKIATRRGESRWITCKKSRELVHKLRNESDAIMVGINTIIKDNPRLTSRLKSNKGKNPKRIIVDSFLKIPLKAKVLNLNDADTYIVTTKDASKRKRSLLQKKGIKILLINKKRGRVDLQKLMVELGKLNITSLLIEGGGEINASALKEGLVDKAMFFISPIIIGGKEAPSPVGGEGFLFLKDAKSLKNIMVKRVDQDILIEGYLN